Proteins encoded in a region of the Balneolales bacterium ANBcel1 genome:
- a CDS encoding medium chain dehydrogenase/reductase family protein, giving the protein MKAVTIPKTGGPQVLEIREYPDPVPKPGEVVIKVAAAGVNFADILARRGLYPDGPKLPAVVGYEVSGLIAETGGGSESAQFSSGDRVVALTRFNGYADTVAVPADQVFPLPDNLSLPEAAAIPVNYLTAWQLAEMGGLQEGDTLLIHNAGGGVGLAALDIARKRGARTIGTASAGKHERLKARGLDVAIDYRTENWVERVMEHTDGRGVDLIFDPLGGSNWKKSFQALSATGRLGLFGVSEVTESGLMGPLKFLSVMRKMPFYTPVQLMNQNKGVYGVNVGRLWNEKAKLKKWAEAILDGAGQGWIAPHVDAAFTFEQAAEAHRYIEERKNFGKVVLTPISSGPSNS; this is encoded by the coding sequence ATGAAAGCTGTAACGATACCCAAAACCGGCGGTCCGCAAGTGCTTGAAATCCGTGAATACCCGGATCCGGTTCCGAAACCCGGCGAAGTGGTCATCAAAGTGGCCGCTGCCGGCGTCAATTTTGCCGATATCCTGGCCAGGCGCGGACTCTATCCCGACGGACCCAAACTTCCCGCCGTGGTCGGGTATGAAGTTTCCGGGTTGATCGCGGAAACCGGCGGCGGCAGCGAATCTGCACAGTTTTCGAGCGGCGACCGCGTTGTGGCACTGACCCGCTTCAACGGCTATGCCGATACGGTGGCGGTTCCGGCCGATCAGGTTTTTCCGCTTCCTGACAATCTTTCGCTGCCGGAGGCCGCTGCCATCCCGGTCAACTACCTCACCGCCTGGCAGCTTGCCGAGATGGGAGGCTTGCAGGAAGGCGACACCCTGCTCATCCACAATGCCGGCGGCGGAGTCGGACTGGCTGCCCTCGACATCGCACGAAAACGCGGAGCCCGGACCATCGGCACCGCATCCGCAGGTAAACATGAACGCCTGAAGGCGCGCGGACTTGATGTCGCCATCGACTACCGCACCGAGAACTGGGTGGAGCGCGTCATGGAACATACCGACGGGCGTGGAGTGGATCTGATTTTTGACCCGCTGGGCGGGTCCAACTGGAAGAAAAGTTTCCAGGCCCTGAGCGCCACCGGCCGCCTCGGGCTGTTCGGTGTCTCTGAAGTGACGGAGTCCGGCTTGATGGGTCCCCTCAAATTCCTGTCGGTTATGCGGAAGATGCCCTTTTACACACCCGTTCAACTCATGAATCAGAACAAGGGCGTGTATGGAGTCAACGTAGGACGGCTCTGGAATGAAAAAGCCAAATTGAAAAAATGGGCCGAGGCCATTCTGGACGGAGCCGGCCAGGGGTGGATTGCTCCGCATGTCGATGCGGCGTTCACCTTTGAACAGGCGGCAGAAGCGCACCGGTATATCGAGGAGCGCAAGAACTTCGGCAAGGTGGTCCTTACACCGATTTCCTCCGGCCCGTCAAACAGCTGA
- a CDS encoding DUF3820 family protein, translating to MEYDRQFLIRLVQARMPFGKYEGREIMTLPTNYLEYFAREGFPAGELGQYLSTMHEIRTNGLDEILRPIRQAVQRQRHASNGTN from the coding sequence ATGGAGTACGACAGGCAATTTCTTATCAGGCTGGTTCAGGCACGCATGCCTTTCGGAAAATACGAAGGGCGGGAAATCATGACACTCCCCACGAACTACCTCGAGTATTTTGCGCGGGAAGGGTTTCCGGCGGGGGAGCTGGGGCAGTACCTGTCGACGATGCACGAGATCCGGACCAACGGGCTGGATGAGATCCTCCGGCCCATTCGGCAGGCGGTGCAGCGGCAACGGCACGCATCCAACGGAACAAACTGA
- a CDS encoding PP2C family protein-serine/threonine phosphatase yields the protein MSLLNNKFISIYRDADLEAFYDADPKYRIKIIAAHLMIHLLPVIIVVLGYLLFPDLQSMWIVLAFCAFLYVATIVETTSYLFPQSRRIYKKFLPWFIIPLFVVGGGAGYYFGVNLFESTRDMDSEPILYFGYFLVGIGWTIGVFIWAHIGLSLILGASRYLYTRKAEVEADVRFATEVQKRILDDVALSEGDCRGYACSIPANELGGDFFELSRRANEVFATVGDVSGHSFGAGLLMTMTKSALQVHFEYNNDPARIMSALNRMFLKQSDRSMYATMVMLKIDHNRQKALLCNAGHLPVLHVNGRTGEVIHRYRKGMGLGIHESAEYSNMEFPYEQGDRFILYSDGLTETRDERMEVRDPEAFEQIVRECASAASGTPKQLAEAIITKVKNDNHSGQWEDDATLIVIEVQAANLSERG from the coding sequence ATGAGCCTGCTGAACAACAAATTCATTTCGATCTACCGCGACGCCGACCTCGAAGCGTTTTACGATGCCGATCCGAAATACCGAATCAAAATCATTGCTGCCCACCTGATGATCCATCTCCTGCCGGTCATTATCGTGGTCCTGGGGTATCTGCTTTTCCCCGATTTGCAGTCAATGTGGATTGTCCTCGCCTTTTGCGCGTTCCTCTATGTCGCCACGATTGTGGAGACAACATCGTATCTGTTCCCGCAATCACGCAGAATTTACAAGAAGTTCCTGCCCTGGTTCATTATCCCCCTGTTTGTGGTCGGCGGTGGCGCCGGATACTATTTCGGGGTGAATCTGTTTGAGAGTACCCGGGACATGGACAGTGAACCGATTCTCTATTTTGGATACTTTCTCGTCGGGATAGGCTGGACGATCGGTGTTTTTATTTGGGCCCACATCGGACTCTCCCTGATCCTCGGCGCGTCACGCTATCTGTATACCCGAAAGGCCGAAGTCGAGGCGGACGTTCGTTTTGCGACGGAAGTTCAAAAACGTATTCTTGATGATGTGGCGCTCTCGGAAGGCGATTGCCGCGGCTATGCCTGTTCCATCCCGGCCAACGAACTTGGAGGTGATTTTTTTGAGCTTTCCCGACGGGCCAACGAAGTGTTCGCAACGGTCGGTGATGTCTCTGGACACAGCTTCGGCGCCGGATTGCTGATGACCATGACCAAAAGTGCGCTTCAGGTACATTTTGAGTATAACAATGATCCGGCTCGCATCATGAGCGCCCTGAACAGGATGTTCCTCAAACAGTCGGATCGCTCCATGTACGCCACCATGGTGATGCTCAAAATCGATCACAACCGACAAAAGGCGCTTTTGTGCAATGCGGGACACCTTCCGGTGCTTCATGTCAACGGCCGTACCGGCGAGGTCATCCACCGGTACCGGAAGGGCATGGGACTGGGGATTCATGAGAGTGCCGAATATTCCAATATGGAGTTCCCGTATGAGCAGGGAGACCGGTTTATTCTCTATTCAGACGGATTGACGGAGACCAGGGACGAACGCATGGAGGTCAGGGATCCCGAAGCTTTCGAGCAGATCGTCCGGGAGTGTGCCTCAGCCGCCTCCGGCACACCAAAGCAGCTGGCCGAGGCCATCATCACAAAAGTCAAAAACGACAACCACTCCGGCCAATGGGAGGATGATGCCACGCTTATTGTCATTGAGGTGCAGGCGGCAAACTTGTCCGAGCGCGGATGA
- a CDS encoding sialate O-acetylesterase, producing the protein MKSFFTTLIVLFIAFSPLQAQITLPKLIGDGMILQRDAEVTVWGWAPADSDITVDFLDTRYEATASESGKWRVVMKDLPHGGPYRMTIAGGETIVIDDILVGDVWVAGGQSNMEMPMHLTLPLYGEDIALADYPRIRYFRVPHAYDFDEPHTDLSGGAWQHISPEGVSEVSAVAFFFARHLYELHNVPVGVIDNSMGGSPAEAWMSEEALKSFPVHYEEALRFRDADLVEDIRQSDRRRISAWHRASVDNDAGYGNPEQPWHADDLDVSDWQTMEVPGYWADEDLGPVNGVVWFRKEFDVPASMAGKEVALEVGRVVDADSTFINGVFVGNITYQYPPRWYQIPEGVLREGTNNITVRAVNTQGRGGFVEDKPYELRSMRDTIDLKGEWRYKPGVIMEPLESETFIRWKPLGLYNAMVAPLLDYRIKGVIWYQGESNTGRPQEYADLFPAMIADWRAGWDQGALPFLYVQLANYMEADDRPQDSNWARLREAQLQALSVPNTAMAGAIDVGEWNDIHPLNKKDVGDRLALAARKVAFGEEGLVYSGPVFSGMERQGSKLKLSFEHVGSGLVARGDDRLRHFAIAGDDGAFVWADAEISGDHVVVWSDEVPDPVAVRYAWADNPDSANLYNREGLPAAPFRTDDW; encoded by the coding sequence ATGAAATCATTCTTTACGACTCTGATCGTACTGTTTATTGCATTCAGCCCTCTTCAGGCTCAAATCACTCTACCGAAACTCATCGGAGACGGCATGATACTGCAGCGCGATGCTGAAGTGACCGTCTGGGGATGGGCCCCGGCCGACTCCGACATCACGGTGGACTTTCTGGATACCCGGTACGAGGCTACCGCCTCTGAATCAGGGAAGTGGCGGGTGGTGATGAAAGATCTTCCGCACGGTGGACCCTATCGCATGACGATCGCAGGCGGCGAGACGATTGTCATAGATGATATTCTGGTTGGCGATGTGTGGGTTGCCGGCGGCCAGTCGAATATGGAAATGCCTATGCACCTTACGCTTCCGCTGTACGGGGAGGATATCGCCCTGGCGGATTATCCCCGCATCCGCTATTTCAGGGTGCCGCATGCCTATGACTTTGACGAACCGCACACGGATCTGTCCGGAGGCGCATGGCAGCACATCTCGCCTGAAGGTGTGAGTGAGGTTTCCGCGGTGGCCTTTTTCTTTGCCCGTCATCTGTACGAGCTTCACAATGTGCCGGTCGGCGTCATCGACAACAGTATGGGAGGATCCCCGGCAGAGGCCTGGATGAGTGAAGAGGCGTTGAAATCTTTCCCCGTTCATTACGAGGAAGCGCTCAGGTTCAGGGATGCGGACCTGGTGGAAGATATCAGGCAATCCGACCGAAGGCGAATCTCGGCTTGGCATCGCGCCTCGGTTGATAATGATGCCGGTTACGGGAACCCGGAACAGCCCTGGCATGCCGATGACCTGGATGTTTCGGATTGGCAGACCATGGAAGTGCCGGGCTACTGGGCGGATGAAGACCTCGGACCCGTGAATGGCGTGGTCTGGTTCCGGAAGGAGTTTGATGTCCCGGCCTCCATGGCGGGCAAGGAGGTTGCTCTCGAAGTGGGACGGGTTGTGGATGCCGATTCCACGTTCATTAACGGAGTGTTTGTCGGGAATATCACCTATCAGTATCCGCCGCGCTGGTACCAGATACCGGAAGGGGTGCTGCGCGAGGGCACGAACAATATCACCGTCAGGGCTGTCAATACGCAGGGGCGGGGCGGCTTTGTTGAAGACAAACCCTACGAACTGCGGTCAATGAGGGATACCATTGACCTGAAAGGCGAGTGGCGATACAAACCGGGTGTGATTATGGAGCCGCTGGAAAGCGAAACGTTCATTCGCTGGAAGCCGCTCGGACTCTATAACGCGATGGTCGCCCCACTGCTCGATTACCGGATAAAAGGAGTCATCTGGTACCAGGGAGAGTCCAATACGGGCCGGCCGCAAGAGTATGCAGATCTGTTTCCCGCCATGATTGCCGACTGGAGAGCGGGATGGGACCAGGGCGCGCTCCCGTTCCTCTACGTGCAGCTGGCCAACTATATGGAAGCGGATGACCGGCCGCAGGACAGCAACTGGGCACGTCTCAGAGAGGCGCAGTTGCAGGCCCTGTCCGTTCCTAACACCGCGATGGCGGGGGCCATTGATGTCGGCGAATGGAACGACATCCACCCGCTAAACAAAAAGGATGTGGGCGACCGGCTTGCGCTCGCTGCGCGCAAAGTGGCCTTCGGCGAGGAGGGGTTGGTATACTCCGGACCGGTTTTCAGCGGCATGGAGAGACAGGGCTCCAAACTGAAGCTTTCGTTCGAACATGTCGGCAGCGGACTGGTTGCGCGGGGAGATGACCGCCTGCGCCATTTTGCAATTGCCGGCGATGATGGTGCGTTCGTCTGGGCGGATGCCGAAATTTCGGGCGACCACGTGGTGGTTTGGAGCGACGAAGTGCCGGATCCGGTTGCTGTGCGGTACGCATGGGCAGACAACCCCGACTCCGCCAATCTCTATAACAGGGAAGGATTACCCGCTGCGCCATTCCGGACCGATGACTGGTAA
- a CDS encoding SDR family NAD(P)-dependent oxidoreductase, with the protein MKVLVLGGNSEIGLAAAEQFAQRESAEIILASRNLENAEKHAAEIAAKYGVAAEGVAFDATDFDSHRSFYNRITPAPDVVIQAFGVLVNQKECQADFDKARLVLDGNLAGAVSILEIIAADFEQRGSGTIIGLSSVAGERGRKSSYIYASAKAGLTVYLDGLRHRLHPTGVRVITVLPGFVPTKMVAGRTSKFGVTPLHVAGKDIYNAWKRGRYKIYTGRKMRWVMAFIRNIPEPVMLKMRNL; encoded by the coding sequence ATGAAAGTACTGGTCCTTGGCGGCAATTCGGAAATCGGACTTGCCGCCGCCGAACAATTTGCCCAACGGGAATCCGCCGAAATCATCCTGGCATCGCGGAATCTTGAAAATGCCGAAAAACATGCCGCTGAAATAGCCGCCAAATATGGCGTAGCGGCAGAGGGGGTGGCTTTTGACGCAACGGATTTTGATTCCCACCGGTCGTTTTACAATCGCATCACGCCGGCACCCGATGTTGTGATCCAGGCTTTCGGAGTTCTGGTGAATCAGAAAGAGTGCCAGGCCGACTTTGACAAGGCCCGCCTTGTGCTGGATGGAAATCTGGCGGGAGCGGTGAGCATTCTGGAGATCATCGCGGCCGATTTCGAGCAGCGTGGCAGCGGAACCATCATCGGCCTCAGTTCGGTGGCCGGTGAACGAGGCCGTAAGAGCAGTTACATCTACGCCAGTGCCAAAGCCGGTCTCACCGTATACCTCGACGGGTTGCGGCATCGGCTGCATCCGACCGGGGTGCGTGTGATCACGGTACTGCCGGGATTTGTGCCGACCAAAATGGTGGCCGGACGCACATCCAAATTCGGGGTTACACCGCTGCATGTCGCCGGAAAGGATATCTATAACGCCTGGAAGCGAGGCAGATATAAAATCTATACCGGCAGGAAAATGCGCTGGGTGATGGCTTTCATCCGGAACATACCGGAGCCGGTGATGCTGAAGATGCGCAATCTGTGA
- a CDS encoding Na-K-Cl cotransporter translates to MNLFSRKPHQSDHVVPPSEGGLGTFGGVFTPSILTILGVIMYLRFGWVVGNVGLTGTLIIVTLSTSITFLTAMSIAAIATDQRVRTGGAYYMISRSLGIESGGAIGIPLFLAQALSVALYTVGFAESVVGVFPELNFRMVGIITTAGVAGLALISARVAIRAQYFIMFGIALSLLSFILGGPVEPSAADTPAADGRHSEGFWTVFAVFFPAVTGIMAGVNMSGDLKDPARSIPRGTFAAIGTGYLIYMTLPILLVTRADALTLIEDPLIMRRMAWWGDAILIGVWGATLSSAVGSILGAPRVLQALARDGVLPRWMRWVGRGDGADDLPRIGTLVTMVVALVAVFLGNLNVIAPILTMFFLTTYGVLNLTAGIERLLDSPSFRPKFRVHWSLSLLGALGCVGVMFLINALATAIAMVFVFLIFSWLRSRELKTAWGDVRRGIWMALTRAGLMKMHADEDAKTWRPHPLVFSGVPTKRFHLVEFASSLTLNRGILTLSTILRNHEMTSDRRKGMERQIREFLSKKGIHCLVRVTSAPDPYEGMERMVESYGLGELVPNTIVMGDTENEEMIDHYSAIIASFHRLNRNVVIVHDNKERLFGDRRIIDVWWGGLQGNGGLLMVLAHLLISSQSWRHATVRIKMVVQDEQGARKAQKNLEDIIRNIRIVAEPMVLLANGRTFREIMPESSGDADLIFLGMAEPHDQFADYYYKMHKNLEGLPTTVLVLAAKDNTFGDILLKGDAEQ, encoded by the coding sequence ATGAACCTTTTCAGCAGAAAGCCACACCAAAGCGATCATGTTGTTCCTCCGTCGGAGGGAGGGCTGGGTACGTTTGGCGGTGTCTTCACACCATCGATCCTGACCATCCTCGGGGTGATCATGTATCTGCGGTTTGGTTGGGTCGTGGGGAATGTCGGACTGACCGGAACGCTGATCATCGTCACATTGTCCACCTCCATCACCTTTCTGACGGCCATGTCCATTGCGGCCATTGCGACCGATCAGAGGGTGCGCACCGGCGGTGCCTATTACATGATCAGCCGGTCGCTGGGTATTGAGTCCGGCGGAGCAATCGGTATTCCCCTGTTTCTGGCGCAGGCCTTGTCGGTCGCCCTCTATACCGTGGGTTTTGCCGAAAGCGTGGTGGGGGTGTTCCCCGAACTGAATTTCAGGATGGTCGGCATCATCACCACCGCAGGTGTGGCGGGACTGGCGCTTATATCGGCCAGAGTCGCGATCCGTGCCCAGTATTTTATCATGTTTGGAATCGCCCTGTCGCTGCTCTCCTTTATTTTAGGCGGACCTGTTGAACCCTCAGCTGCCGATACACCCGCTGCCGACGGCCGCCACTCCGAGGGCTTCTGGACCGTCTTTGCCGTATTTTTCCCGGCGGTAACCGGGATCATGGCGGGTGTGAATATGTCAGGCGACCTCAAAGATCCCGCCAGATCCATACCCCGCGGTACGTTTGCCGCAATTGGTACTGGATACCTGATCTATATGACGCTGCCCATCCTGCTGGTAACCCGCGCCGATGCCCTGACCCTCATCGAAGACCCGCTCATCATGCGCAGAATGGCATGGTGGGGGGATGCCATCCTGATCGGCGTGTGGGGTGCAACACTTTCCAGTGCCGTCGGCAGTATTCTCGGAGCCCCAAGGGTACTTCAGGCACTTGCCAGAGACGGCGTTTTGCCCCGCTGGATGAGATGGGTTGGCCGGGGCGACGGGGCCGACGACCTGCCCCGTATCGGAACACTTGTGACCATGGTTGTGGCACTGGTAGCCGTCTTTCTCGGAAATTTGAATGTGATCGCTCCGATCCTCACCATGTTTTTCCTCACAACCTACGGCGTACTAAACCTGACGGCCGGTATCGAGCGGCTGCTGGACAGCCCGTCGTTCCGGCCGAAGTTCCGTGTGCACTGGAGTTTATCGCTGCTGGGTGCTTTGGGGTGTGTCGGTGTGATGTTTCTCATCAACGCCCTGGCAACGGCAATCGCCATGGTATTTGTGTTCCTGATATTCAGCTGGCTCAGAAGCCGGGAACTGAAGACCGCCTGGGGGGATGTGAGGCGCGGTATCTGGATGGCACTTACCCGTGCCGGACTGATGAAGATGCATGCCGATGAGGATGCCAAAACCTGGAGGCCGCATCCGCTGGTCTTCTCCGGTGTGCCGACCAAGCGGTTCCATCTGGTGGAGTTTGCCTCATCACTGACATTGAATCGTGGAATCCTGACGCTATCCACCATCCTCAGGAATCACGAAATGACCTCCGACCGCAGAAAAGGGATGGAGCGGCAAATCCGGGAGTTTTTGTCAAAAAAAGGGATCCACTGCCTGGTCAGGGTCACCTCGGCTCCCGACCCCTATGAAGGGATGGAGCGCATGGTGGAATCGTACGGGTTGGGCGAGCTGGTTCCAAACACCATTGTCATGGGTGATACCGAAAATGAGGAGATGATCGACCACTACAGCGCCATCATCGCTTCGTTTCATCGGCTCAACCGGAATGTCGTTATCGTGCATGACAACAAGGAGCGGTTGTTCGGGGACCGTCGGATAATTGATGTCTGGTGGGGTGGATTGCAGGGTAACGGCGGATTGCTCATGGTACTGGCCCACCTGCTGATAAGCAGTCAAAGCTGGCGGCATGCCACGGTCCGCATCAAAATGGTGGTGCAGGATGAGCAGGGCGCCCGCAAGGCACAGAAAAACCTTGAGGATATCATCAGGAACATCAGAATTGTGGCCGAGCCCATGGTCTTGCTGGCCAATGGACGAACTTTCCGGGAGATCATGCCTGAAAGCTCCGGTGACGCCGATCTGATTTTTCTGGGGATGGCCGAACCGCATGACCAGTTCGCCGATTATTATTACAAGATGCACAAAAACCTGGAAGGACTGCCTACCACCGTTCTGGTTCTGGCGGCAAAGGATAACACCTTTGGTGACATTCTGTTGAAAGGGGATGCGGAGCAGTGA
- the deoC gene encoding deoxyribose-phosphate aldolase, which produces MKKEVADIAKLIDHSILHPTHTDEDLIRECENAKTYQAASVCVKPYGVKIAAEILEGSGIPVGCVIGFPAGNSAIEVKVFETEQAIRDGAIEIDMVINIGKALAGDWTYIEEEIGSVTDACHRNGAIVKVIFETDYVTGEQDKIKLCEICSKVGADYVKTSTGFGFVKQADGSMKAQGATIENLKLMREHSAPGVKVKASGGIRSLDEVLALRDAGADRIGASGTGAILEEAAQRFG; this is translated from the coding sequence ATGAAAAAAGAAGTCGCCGATATCGCAAAACTGATTGATCACTCCATCCTCCACCCGACCCACACCGATGAGGATTTGATCCGGGAGTGTGAAAATGCCAAAACCTACCAGGCCGCGTCGGTATGTGTGAAGCCTTACGGTGTGAAAATCGCTGCGGAGATTCTGGAGGGTTCCGGTATTCCGGTCGGATGTGTGATAGGTTTCCCGGCTGGGAACAGCGCGATCGAGGTGAAGGTATTTGAAACCGAGCAGGCGATTCGGGACGGAGCCATTGAAATCGATATGGTGATCAATATCGGAAAAGCGCTGGCGGGCGACTGGACCTACATCGAGGAAGAGATCGGGTCGGTGACCGACGCCTGCCACCGGAACGGGGCGATCGTCAAGGTCATTTTCGAGACCGATTATGTGACCGGCGAACAGGACAAGATCAAACTCTGCGAGATTTGCAGCAAAGTGGGAGCCGATTATGTTAAGACTTCAACCGGTTTCGGATTTGTGAAACAGGCGGACGGCTCCATGAAAGCCCAGGGTGCCACCATCGAAAACCTGAAACTCATGCGGGAACATTCCGCCCCCGGCGTCAAGGTGAAAGCATCGGGCGGCATCCGCTCGCTGGATGAAGTACTCGCATTACGGGATGCCGGTGCCGACCGCATCGGCGCTTCCGGAACCGGAGCCATTCTCGAGGAGGCGGCACAGCGCTTCGGGTGA